A genomic segment from Thamnophis elegans isolate rThaEle1 chromosome 3, rThaEle1.pri, whole genome shotgun sequence encodes:
- the CARNMT1 gene encoding carnosine N-methyltransferase yields the protein MRVGSAAFFFSSFLFSFPLVSRACASGSRGRARAAESYTGKGGWLSRRLNSCFSMNPEARQHARKRARGARTAVRFRRRRKAAEMSVPTACALSRPGRQEPPSPRVKAMRGDSRESEEDEEQAEPPRRDGEAAAGNTLCERDSLPQLATTKLDGKEEEKQEREHFRRIINAFRYYGINMHERVTRAERQFRTLPAIQQKLLPQFLPHLDKIRKCVDHNQEILQSIVNDCTRMFENREYDGDGNGKITPASTFDMDKLKSTLKQFVRDWSETGKPERDSCYQPIINEIVKNFPKDRWDLSRINVLVPGAGLGRLAWEIAMLGYTCQGNEWSLFMLFSSNFVLNRCCETNSCKLYPWIHQFSNNKRSADQIQPIYFPDVDPHSLPPGANFSMTAGDFREIYSESNIWDCIATCFFIDTAHNVIDYIDTIWKILKPGGIWINLGPLLYHFENLANELSIELSYEDIKNVILQYGFHIEMENESVLTTYTVNELSMMKYYYECVMFVVRKPESSI from the exons ATGCGCGTCGGGTCGgccgctttttttttttcctcttttcttttctcttttcccctagTGTCACGCGCTTGCGCATCGGGTAGCCGTGGCCGGGCGAGAGCGGCAGAGTCGTATACGGGAAAAGGCGGTTGGCTGAGCCGCCGCCTTAACAGCTGTTTCTCTATGAATCCGGAAGCGCGTCAGCATGCGCGGAAAAGGGCGCGTGGAGCCCGAACGGCCGTTCGCTTTCGGCGTCGGAGAAAGGCCGCCGAGATGTCGGTGCCCACCGCGTGTGCTCTGTCGCGGCCAGGGAGGCAGGAGCCGCCGTCACCGCGGGTCAAGGCGATGCGCGGGGACAGCCGGGAGAGCGAGGAAGACGAAGAACAGGCGGAGCCGCCCAGACGGGATGGAGAAGCAGCGGCAGGGAACACCCTCTGCGAGCGGGACTCTCTGCCGCAGTTGGCGACCACGAAGTTGGacgggaaagaggaagagaagcaggAACGGGAGCACTTCCGGAGAATTATCAATGCCTTCCGTTACTATGG aATTAATATGCATGAAAGAGTGACTCGTGCGGAGAGACAATTTAGAACACTTCCAGCCATTCAACAGAAATTGTTACCTCAGTTTCTCCCTCATCTTGACAAGATTCGAAAATGTGTTGACCACAATCAAGAGATCTTGCAGTCTATTGTGAATGACTGTACCCGAATGTTTGAAAATAGAGAATATGATGGTGAT ggAAATGGAAAGATTACACCAGCTTCAACTTTTGACATGGATAAATTAAAATCCACTCTGAAACAATTTGTAAGAGATTGGAGTGAAACTGGGAAACCTGAGAGAGATTCTTGCTATCAGCCTATCATTAATGAAATTGTAAAGAACTTTCCAAAAGACAGATG ggATCTCTCCAGAATAAATGTCCTGGTCCCGGGTGCTGGGCTAGGTAGATTGGCCTGGGAAATAGCTATGCTTGGTTACACTTGCCAAGGAAATGAATGGAGCCTCTTTATGCTCTTTTCTTCTAATTTTGTACTGAACAG ATGCTGTGAAACTAATTCATGTAAATTATATCCCTGGATTCACCAGTTTAGCAATAACAAGAGATCTGCTGATCAAATACAGCCAATTTATTTCCCGGATGTTGACCCTCACAGTCTTCCTCCTGGTGCCAACTTTTCTATGACAGCAGGCGATTTTCGAGAAATCTACTCTGAGAGTA ATATATGGGACTGCATAGCAACCTGTTTCTTCATTGACACGGCACACAATGTCATTGATTACATTGATACAATATGGAAAATACTTAAACCAGGAGGAATATGGATCAATTTAG GTCCTCTTCTTTATCATTTTGAAAATTTAGCAAATGAATTATCTATTGAATTGAGCTATGAGGATATAAAAAATGTAATATTACAATATGGATTCCATATTGAG ATGGAGAATGAATCTGTTTTGACAACATATACTGTGAATGAATTATCTATGATGAAATACTATTATGAATGTGTGATGTTTGTGGTTAGGAAACCAGAAAGCAGTATCTGA